CATCAGCCCCGAAAAGAAGAACGCCATGATGACCACCGATGCGTAAACCTTCGAGTATTCGAAGTAATCCTTCTGCATCTTGAAATACCACCCCAATCCAGACCTGACACCGACCGTTTCGGCGACGATCAACGTCAGGAATGCGGCGCCCATGCCCATGAAGAGCCCGATGAAAACACTTGGCATCGCGGCAGGCAGGGCAACACGAAAGACCAAATAGCGGCGCCCCGCCCCCAACGTTCGGGCGACATCGAAATACGAGGCCGGAACGTTGGCGATTCCCGAGCTGGTCAACATGGTGACTGGGAACCAAACTGCCAGCGCGATCAGCGCGGCGCCTGAGAAAAAGGCGTCGTCAAACATCACCATCACCAACGGGACGAAGGCGGTGGCGGGGATCGGCCCGAAGACCTTCATGATCGGCATGCCCCAATAGCGGACGTGGCGAAACCATCCCATCAGCACACCACTGGTGAGTCCAGCCGACACACCGAGAACGTAGCCGAACAGTAGCAGCTTGAGTGAATGATAGGTGCTGTCGAGCAGAACCCAGCGGTCGTCGAGCATCCCTTGCAGCACGAGTTCGGGACCCGGAAAATAGGGCATCGGCAATAAGGCCCATTTGAGCGTAACCAGGTCCCAGAGGCCGAGAGCCAAAATCGCCACGGCGAAAAGCGGAGCGCCGTGTCGCGCCGCCGGACGAAATCTCTTCCAAATCCACGCCGCGGCGGCGAAAACGAGGGCCATCGCGAATGTCGCTTGCAGCAACAGTGGGTAAAGCTGTGTCACAAGCGCCGGATCGTTGTTCGGCAGCAGCTTGTGCAAGACATAAGCCACAACTGCTGCGGCAGCCGGCCACAGCACGACCAGCGAACAGTAACCGCGTTGCACTGCCGCCGCGCGTGGCGGTTGGCTTTCGACCGACTCCGCTCGAACCGAATCAGTCTCGATCATACTTACGGACAAATGAATCTCCCGTCGCGCAGCGATGCGGCGCGGTCTACGGCCGGCGCGCAACAGGAACAGCATGCTTCCTTGCCGTCGAACATTGCCGCCAGCATTTCCGGAGTCAGCTTGGGGGGCGGGCCACCGCCGGCGATCTTTTCGACCTCGACGCCCTCGATCCATTTGTCGCTAACGCCGTCCAAGTCGATCCAAGCCTTCTTTGCCAGCTCGACCGGATCGGTCTTCGAGTCGAGCAATCCGGACGTCTTCGCCTCTTTGGCCACTTGCTCGACCGTCTCGCGGGCACGGGCCACTCCGGGAATGTATTTGAGTTTGCTAAGCGCCTGGGCGTTCATCTCGGCCGAGGCCGCGATATACTTCTTTTCGACCGACAGTTTTGCTGCCGCGGTCGGGTTAGCGCCCACCCATTTCGCTCCCTTGAGCATGGCGCGAGTCACCTTGGCCGCGGCCGCCGGATTCTCCCGCGCCAGTTTGCCGCTGACGACCGACACGCAGCAATACTCGTCTTTGTACGGCGAGTCGACCGCCTGGTCGACCACCGTCCGAACGGCTCCCTTGCCAAGCAGAATCGAGCCCATCGGCTCGGAAGTGGCGATCGCGTCGACCTGGCCATTTTTCACCGCCAGCGCCATGCCGTCCGGCGGGAGCACGATCCAATCGACGTCGTCCTTTTTCTTCGGATCCATCCCGTTGGCGGCCAGCACTCGCGTGGCGAAAAGGCAAGGAGGACTCCCCATGTTGTTCGGCACTCCGATCCGCTTGCCGCGGAGATCCAACAACCCATGAATGTTGGAATTCACGCCGGCCTGAATCCGCAAGCAACCGGTGTGGATGCCGCCGGTGATCTTTACGTCGAGTCCCTGCTCAATCGGTTTGAGCAGGAACATGACGAGCGTGTGGTTTGCGTCGAACTTCCCGAGTCCGAGACCCTCGCGCAGCCCGTCCCAGTCGGTCCTGACCAGTTCGACATCCAATCCTTCATCCTTGAAGAAGCCGTTTTCATAGGCCACGAAGATCGGGGCCTCGCAGGTCAAGCCGATAAAAGCGACCTTCAGCTTGGCGGGGCCCGCGTCGCTAGGAGCGCCGGGAGCCGCCGTGTTCGCACCCTTTTGGCAGCCCGTCACCAGCAGTGCGAGCGAACTCACTACCGACAACGATAGGCCGCCGAGCCAGGATCGCCGCACCCGATTCCGTCTAATAAGAAATTGCATTTCAAAGTTTCCTAAGATGGGGATTCCGTTGGAGCTACTCCCGTCTTTCCAGACTCGCCATGCCGCGATCGGCTTCCGCCAATCGGTCGACCAATTCCTTGGCGAGAATCTTCTGTTGGCCGTCCGAAATCAAGTTTTGATTGCCGACGATCTTTTCTTGATTGGGTATCACGCGATCTTCCAGGTTCGAAATGATCGTGGATTGGTTGGCTAGCAAACGGTCCAACTTTTCCTGGTTGGAGAGGATGTTTTCCTGGTTGGCGACGATCGTCGCGGCTTGATTGGTGAGCAGACGATCCAGCTTCTCCTCGTTGGCCAGGATATTCTGCTGATTGGAGATGATGTTCTGCTGATTGCTGACGATGATGCCTTGGTTGACGACGATCTTGTCGAGCTTGGTCTGGTTGTCCTTGATGCGCTGTTGGTTGGCGATGATGACCGCTTGATTGGTCAACATCTTTTCCAACATCTTGTCCAACCTCACTTGGTTGGCGTCGACGCGATCCTGGTTCCGCAGCATCCGGTCTTGTTGGGCCGTGAGAATCCGCTGATACGAAACGACTTCATTCCGCGAGAGTTCTTCATCGGCCATGAACGGCTCCCTGGAATCGATTTCAAAGTGCGGCGTCGAGGCGAAAGCCGGACTCCGAGCGGCGCCCGAATAGGTTGATTTGCCGCGATTCGCGAACGAAATGGCGGGGGCGATCGAGTCTTTCGCCCGAGTCCAATATAAACTCATCTTCGGCGGCGACAAGAGAATGACGCCGTTGCGGCCCGTCGCCGACGTCGTGCCGTGCGGGCGCCTTTGCAAGGGTCTATGAAGAAAACGCGCGTGCCACCAAGACGGGTTGTGACGATCATGAGGGCCGATCGTGCGCAGCGGCTCCCCGCATCGCTTGAGCGTAAAGTGCCAGCTAGACCTACCGTTAGCGATTGTTCGATGAGCGAAGCGAAGCCACGTGCCGACGAGCGGCGATGGCCGCGCGACCCCCACGGATAGTTAAAGGCAAATTGAGTTTTTGCGCTGGCGACACGGCGCTCTTTTCCCCGCCGAAATGCCGGCAAGCCCGCGAGAATTTTTTAAGATTCTTTGCAACAGACCTCCAGAACCCAGATGGGACCGACGCCCGACCCGCCATGACAACCGCGCGGCGCTTGCGCGAAGGCGCGTCTATTGTTTTATGCGTCGTTTTCAGCGCGGCACCGGCCACCGAAGATCGTAGCTCAAGCGCGGTGTTCGGCGCGATATCGGGCCGGCGATCGATGGAAACGCCGTTTGAAAACGACGCTCAGGTATTCGACGTATTTGAAGCCAGCGCGGTCGGCGATCGTGGCCAGCGGCAGGTCAGTCTCCTCGAGGAGTTGCGTCACTCGCCGCAACTGAACTAAGAGAATCTCTTCGTGCGGCGTGTGGCCGAGGATTTTCTTGAAGCGGTTTTCCAGAATGCGCCGCGAAATCGGGACCGTCAGCAATACGTCTTCCACGTTGATCCCGTCGCAGGCATGATCGCGAATGAAACGGACGGCGGCCGAGACCTCGGCGTCGGGGATCGCCCGCACGTCGCTCGATTGGCGGGTGACGATTCCGGTCGGCTCGATCAATCGCGTCCCCTCTTCCACCTTGCGCCCCGCCATCAACTGGTCCAAGAGTTCCGCCGCCGCGTAGCCGGTCCGCTCGGCGTCGGGAACAACGCTCGACAACGGCGGTTCCGAAAGATTGCAAATCAAATCGTCGTTGTCCACTCCGATCACGGCGATCTCGTCGGGCACGGCGATGCCGCCGCGACGGCAAACATCGAGCAACTGTAGCCCGCGCATGTCGTAGCAGGCCAGCAGGCCGGTCGGCTTCGCCAGTTCGCGGACCCAGGCCTTCAGCTCGTTCTCCTCTTGCTTCCAGGAGATTGCGGCGGCGCGCTTGCGATCGGCCGGCGGGAATGCGGCAAACGGACAATTGACTTCCTGAGCGATTCGAGCAAACCGCCGGCCGCGATCGAACGACCATGGAAACCGGCGATCGCCGCAATACGCCAGGTTGCGAAATCCGCGCTCGAAGAGATGATCGAACGCCAGACGCGCGATGGCCTCGTTGTCGGTTTCCACGCTGGGGAGATCGGGAAGCAGTCGCGCGG
The window above is part of the Pirellulales bacterium genome. Proteins encoded here:
- a CDS encoding ABC transporter permease subunit; amino-acid sequence: MIETDSVRAESVESQPPRAAAVQRGYCSLVVLWPAAAAVVAYVLHKLLPNNDPALVTQLYPLLLQATFAMALVFAAAAWIWKRFRPAARHGAPLFAVAILALGLWDLVTLKWALLPMPYFPGPELVLQGMLDDRWVLLDSTYHSLKLLLFGYVLGVSAGLTSGVLMGWFRHVRYWGMPIMKVFGPIPATAFVPLVMVMFDDAFFSGAALIALAVWFPVTMLTSSGIANVPASYFDVARTLGAGRRYLVFRVALPAAMPSVFIGLFMGMGAAFLTLIVAETVGVRSGLGWYFKMQKDYFEYSKVYASVVIMAFFFSGLMTLLFKVRDRVLGWQKGVIRW
- a CDS encoding ABC transporter substrate-binding protein: MQFLIRRNRVRRSWLGGLSLSVVSSLALLVTGCQKGANTAAPGAPSDAGPAKLKVAFIGLTCEAPIFVAYENGFFKDEGLDVELVRTDWDGLREGLGLGKFDANHTLVMFLLKPIEQGLDVKITGGIHTGCLRIQAGVNSNIHGLLDLRGKRIGVPNNMGSPPCLFATRVLAANGMDPKKKDDVDWIVLPPDGMALAVKNGQVDAIATSEPMGSILLGKGAVRTVVDQAVDSPYKDEYCCVSVVSGKLARENPAAAAKVTRAMLKGAKWVGANPTAAAKLSVEKKYIAASAEMNAQALSKLKYIPGVARARETVEQVAKEAKTSGLLDSKTDPVELAKKAWIDLDGVSDKWIEGVEVEKIAGGGPPPKLTPEMLAAMFDGKEACCSCCAPAVDRAASLRDGRFICP
- a CDS encoding DNA-binding transcriptional regulator, whose amino-acid sequence is MAKRPEVALLIETSNSYARGLLRGIYAYLREHHPWSICLPEQSRGEAPPKWLKSWRGDGIIARIENPRIAKAVRETGARAVDVSAARLLPDLPSVETDNEAIARLAFDHLFERGFRNLAYCGDRRFPWSFDRGRRFARIAQEVNCPFAAFPPADRKRAAAISWKQEENELKAWVRELAKPTGLLACYDMRGLQLLDVCRRGGIAVPDEIAVIGVDNDDLICNLSEPPLSSVVPDAERTGYAAAELLDQLMAGRKVEEGTRLIEPTGIVTRQSSDVRAIPDAEVSAAVRFIRDHACDGINVEDVLLTVPISRRILENRFKKILGHTPHEEILLVQLRRVTQLLEETDLPLATIADRAGFKYVEYLSVVFKRRFHRSPARYRAEHRA